Within Microbacterium oryzae, the genomic segment TCGACCTGACCCGCGTGCTCGCGGGCCCCACCTGCACGCAGCTCCTCGCCTGCCTCGGCGCGGATGTCCTGCGCATCGACCCGCCCGGCCGGCCGGAGATCCTCGAGCAGCACCTGCTGACCGGGATGGGCAAGCGGTCGACCGAGCTCGACCTCGCGGACCACCGGAGCGAGATCGCCGCTCTCCTATCCGACGCCGACGTCGTCGTGCTCGGCTATCGGCCGGGCTCACTCGATCGCTTCGGGCTCGCCGCGACGACCCTCGCCGCCGAGCATCCCCGGCTCGTCATCGCGTCTCTCTCCGCGTGGGGCCATGAGGGCCCGTGGGGTCACCGTCCGGGGTTCGACTCGATCGTCCAGGCGGCGACCGGGATCGCCGTGCGCTGCGCCGGCCCCGATGGTCGGCCGGGCGCCCTCCCCGTGCAGGCCCTCGACTTCGCGACCGGCTACGTCCTCGCCGCGCGCATCCTCGAACTCCTCGCCGCCGGGCGCGGGGGGACCGTCAGCGCGAGCCTGGTCGGCGCCGCCCAGACGCTCCTCGCGCTGCCGTCGCCGCCCGAGGTCGACGACGAGGTGTCGATGGGCACCACCATGGTGACGGTCAGCTCGCCGCACGGCACGCTGTTCCTGCCGCCGCCCCCGCTCCTGCTCGCGCGCCGTTCTCTCGAGCGCGACGTCGGCGGGTACGGCGCCGCCGCACCCGCCTGGCACTGAGCTCTCCGCCCGTCGACTCAGCGCGTCACGCTGCGGAAGGCCCGCAGGCGCAGGCTGTTGCCCACGACGAACACGCTGGAGAACGCCATGGCCGCTCCCGCGAGCATGGGGTTGAGCATCCCGAGTGCGGCGACGGGGATCGCCGCCACGTTGTAGGCGAAGGCCCAGAACAGGTTCGTCTTGATCGTTCCGAGGGTGCGGCGAGAGAGGCGGATGGCGTCGACGACCCCCCGGAGGTCGCTCCCGACGAGCGTGATGTCGGCCGCCTCGATGGCGACGTCGGCGCCGGTGCCCATGGCGAGGCCGAGATCGGCCTGCGCGAGTGCGGGAGCGTCGTTCACGCCGTCGCCGACCATCGCGACGACCTTCCCCTCCGCCTGCAGCCGCGCGACGACGTCCACCTTGTCCTGCGGAAGCACCTCGGCGATGACCTCGTCGATGCCCACCTCCGCCGCCACCCGCCGTCCGACGGCGGCGTTGTCGCCGGTGAGCAGCAGCGGGGTGAGCCCCATCCGCTTGAGCGCGGCGACGCCCTCGGCGCTCGTGGGCTTGACGGTGTCGGCGACGACGAGCAGTCCCCGCGCGGCGCCATCCCACCCGACGACGACGACCGTTCGCCCCTCGTCCTCCGCGCGCGCCTTGGCCGCGGCGACGTCGCGGTGCAGGTGCATCGCCCAGTCCGCGAGAAGCGACTCCCGGCCGACCACCGCGGCATGGCCGTCCGCCATGCCCTGCACGCCGCGCCCTGCCACGTTCGCGAAGTCCTCGGCGACGGGCAGCTGGCCCACCTCGGCCGCCGCCCCCCGCGCGATGGCCTGCGCGACGGGGTGCTCGGAGGCCTGCTCGAGCGCGCCCGCGACGCGGAGGAGCTCGGCGCGATCGACACCGGGCTCGGGGATGACCTCGACGAGGCTCATGCGGCCGCTCGTTACCGTGCCGGTCTTGTCCAGCACGACGGTGTCCACGCGCCGCGTCGACTCGAGCACCTCGGGGCCCTTGATGAGGATGCCGAGCTGCGCGCCGCGGCCGGTGCCCACGAGGAGCGCCGTCGGCGTCGCGAGACCGAGGGCGCACGGGCAGGCGATGACGAGCACGGCGACCGCGGCGGTGAACGCCGCGCTCGCGGGGAAACCCGCACCGAGCCAGGCGCCGAGTGTGACGACCGCGATGGCGATGACGATCGGGACGAAGATGCCGGAGATCCGGTCCGCGAGGCGCTGCACCTCCGCCTTGCCGGACTGCGCGTCCTCGACGAGCTTCGCCATCTGCGCGAGCTGCGTGTCGGCGCCGATGCGGCTCGCGCGCACGACGAGCCGGCCGCCGGCATTCACGGTGGCGCCGGTCACGGCGTCGCCTTCGCGCACCTCGACGGGCACGGACTCGCCGGTGAGCATGGACGCGTCCACCGCGGAGGTGCCGGAGACGACCACGCCATCGATGGCGATCTTCTCCCCCGGGCGCACCACGAACTCGTCGCCGACCCGCAGGTCGCCGGTGGGGATGCGCGTCTCGACCCCCTCACGCAGCACCGCGACGTCCTTCGCGCCGAGCTCCAGGAGCGCGCGCAGCGCATCGCCGGCCTGGCGCTTCGAGCGCTTCTCGAAATAGCGGCCGGCGAGGATGAACGTGGTGACGCCCGCCCCCACCTCCAGGTAGATGCTGCCCGCGCCATCCGTCGGCGCGATCGTGAGCGCGAAGGCGTGCGTCATGCCCGGCTCGCCCGCGGTGCCGAGGAACAGCGCGTAGAGCGACCACAGCAGGGCGACGGACGTGCCCATCGAGATGAGCGTGTCCATTGTGGCGCTGCCGTGGCGCAGGTTGATCCAGGCCGCGCGGTGGAACGGCCACGCCGCCCAGATGATCACGGGGGCGGCGAGCGCGAGCGAGGCCCACTGCCAGGAGTCGAACTGCAGCGCGGGGATCATCGACATCGCGATCACCGGGACCGTGAGCACGATCGCGCCGATCAGCCGCTGTCGCAGCGAGGTCAGCTCGGGGTCGCCGTCGCCGCGAGCGGGCTCCTCGGCGGGCCGCGGCAGGATGGCCGTGTAGCCGGTCTTCTCGACCTCGGCGATGAGCAGGGCGGGGTCGTACCCCTCGGGAACCGTGACGCGCGCCTTCTCCGTGGCGTAGTTCACGCTCGCCGTGACGCCGTCGAGCTTGTTGAGCTTCCGCTCGATGCGGTTCGCGCACGAGGCGCAGGTCATCCCGCCGATCTCGAGCTCGACGGCGGGTGCGGATGGCGCGCTCATTCGTGCTCCCCTCGGGCCGTCGCGTCGAGCGCGAACGCGGCGGCGTGGACCTCGCCGTCGACCTGGAAGTCGAGGTACAGCAGGTAGCGGCCCGCGGTGGGCGCGGTGGCGGCGAAGCGGATGGCCGGACCGCCGGTCTCGCCGGCCGCCGGCTCCGCGCCCTCGGGGTGCACGTGGAGATACGCGAGGTCGCCCTCGCGCAGCGCCACGAGATGGCCGAAGGCGCCGAGGTAGGGCTCGAGCGTCGTGACGGGCGCGCCGTTCCGGCTCACCTCGAGGGTGAGGTCCGCGGCGGCGCCGGCGACCAGCTCTCCCTCGAGACGCACGATGCAGCCATCCGTCTCGGCCGTCGTGCGCACCTCGGTGACGGCCGGAGTGACATCGCCGGCGACCTGGACCGTGCGCGAGAGCGTGATGCCCTCGGCACCGCGCGCAGCGAAGTCGGCGTACACGCGGTACGTGCCGGCCGCCTCCCACGTCCACGGCAGGGACCACGTGCCGCTGGCGGTGTCCAACTCCGGGTGCACGTGCCGGAACTGCGCGCCGTCCGCGCGGACGACGATGAGGTGCAGCTCCTTTCCGTGCTCCGTCGCGTAGTCGGTGAGCGGATGGCCGCTCTCGTCGAGGATGCGGAAGCGCAGCTCCCCCGCCTCGCCGATCGCGCCCGGCGCCTCGACCGGTGCCAGGGCGTAGCCGCCGACGCTCAGCGCCAGCCCTGCCGGCGTGCTGTGCGCCTCGCCGTGCGCCCCGCTCGACACGTCGACGTGCGTCTCGCCGTGCTCGCTCATCTCAGCTCCCTCGTTCCATGCCGATACCGCCTTCTCGGGGACGGCGACTGCGCCGAGCCCGAAGGCCGCGGCGAACGCGGCCACGAGGCCTGCCCCGTAGAGGCTCAGGCGCGTCGCCGTGTTCATCAGACGCGGACCGCGCTGTAGCCAGCCTCGGTGACCGCGGCCAGCACCTTCGCGTCGTCGAGCTCGTCGGAGGCGGTGACGACGAGCCGCCCCGTCTCCGCACTCACCTGGATGTCCTCGACACCCGCGATCTCGCCGACCTCCTCGCGCACCGACATCTCGCAGTGCCCGCAGGTCATTCCGGTCACCCG encodes:
- a CDS encoding CoA transferase, which gives rise to MSIAIRRWWHAPLDVEGLAISAVSAAADAAAAVVRARGSSTAIDTSSELIRSAFETVEHARIDGRGFSPWAELSGFIRCADGSVRLHGNYPHHAEAIRRAVGITSRRELDEVAAQMPAQEFEDAVLAAGGVAARVRTAEEWQEHDQGRLMRDAPWTEVVPTGERALPGSDDAPLAGVRVLDLTRVLAGPTCTQLLACLGADVLRIDPPGRPEILEQHLLTGMGKRSTELDLADHRSEIAALLSDADVVVLGYRPGSLDRFGLAATTLAAEHPRLVIASLSAWGHEGPWGHRPGFDSIVQAATGIAVRCAGPDGRPGALPVQALDFATGYVLAARILELLAAGRGGTVSASLVGAAQTLLALPSPPEVDDEVSMGTTMVTVSSPHGTLFLPPPPLLLARRSLERDVGGYGAAAPAWH
- a CDS encoding heavy metal translocating P-type ATPase, producing MSAPSAPAVELEIGGMTCASCANRIERKLNKLDGVTASVNYATEKARVTVPEGYDPALLIAEVEKTGYTAILPRPAEEPARGDGDPELTSLRQRLIGAIVLTVPVIAMSMIPALQFDSWQWASLALAAPVIIWAAWPFHRAAWINLRHGSATMDTLISMGTSVALLWSLYALFLGTAGEPGMTHAFALTIAPTDGAGSIYLEVGAGVTTFILAGRYFEKRSKRQAGDALRALLELGAKDVAVLREGVETRIPTGDLRVGDEFVVRPGEKIAIDGVVVSGTSAVDASMLTGESVPVEVREGDAVTGATVNAGGRLVVRASRIGADTQLAQMAKLVEDAQSGKAEVQRLADRISGIFVPIVIAIAVVTLGAWLGAGFPASAAFTAAVAVLVIACPCALGLATPTALLVGTGRGAQLGILIKGPEVLESTRRVDTVVLDKTGTVTSGRMSLVEVIPEPGVDRAELLRVAGALEQASEHPVAQAIARGAAAEVGQLPVAEDFANVAGRGVQGMADGHAAVVGRESLLADWAMHLHRDVAAAKARAEDEGRTVVVVGWDGAARGLLVVADTVKPTSAEGVAALKRMGLTPLLLTGDNAAVGRRVAAEVGIDEVIAEVLPQDKVDVVARLQAEGKVVAMVGDGVNDAPALAQADLGLAMGTGADVAIEAADITLVGSDLRGVVDAIRLSRRTLGTIKTNLFWAFAYNVAAIPVAALGMLNPMLAGAAMAFSSVFVVGNSLRLRAFRSVTR
- a CDS encoding heavy-metal-associated domain-containing protein, giving the protein MNTATRLSLYGAGLVAAFAAAFGLGAVAVPEKAVSAWNEGAEMSEHGETHVDVSSGAHGEAHSTPAGLALSVGGYALAPVEAPGAIGEAGELRFRILDESGHPLTDYATEHGKELHLIVVRADGAQFRHVHPELDTASGTWSLPWTWEAAGTYRVYADFAARGAEGITLSRTVQVAGDVTPAVTEVRTTAETDGCIVRLEGELVAGAAADLTLEVSRNGAPVTTLEPYLGAFGHLVALREGDLAYLHVHPEGAEPAAGETGGPAIRFAATAPTAGRYLLYLDFQVDGEVHAAAFALDATARGEHE
- a CDS encoding heavy-metal-associated domain-containing protein, coding for MSTNEYRVTGMTCGHCEMSVREEVGEIAGVEDIQVSAETGRLVVTASDELDDAKVLAAVTEAGYSAVRV